The proteins below come from a single Bactrocera tryoni isolate S06 unplaced genomic scaffold, CSIRO_BtryS06_freeze2 scaffold_25, whole genome shotgun sequence genomic window:
- the LOC120780570 gene encoding protein lin-7 homolog C isoform X3, translating into MSVQVEPLTLSKDIKRAIELLDKLQCSGDFPTTKLSALQKVLQSDFLNAVREVYEHVYETVDIQGSQDVRASATAKATVAAFAASEGHAHPRVVELPKTEEEVQKRKNKAP; encoded by the exons ATGTCCGTTCAAGTAGAGCCGCTGACTTTATCTAAGG atataaAGAGAGCCATTGAGTTACTAGATAAATTACAATGTAGTGGAGATTTTCCGACAACTAAGCTTTCTGCGTTACAGAAAGTCCTCCAAAGCGATTTTTTGAACGCTGTCCGAGAAGTTTATGAGCACGTATACGAAACAGTTGACATTCAGGGTTCTCAGGATGTTAGAGCTTCGGCCACAGCTAAAGCCACTGTTGCAGCATTTGCTGCAAGTGAAGGACACGCTCATCCTAGAGTAGTTGAATTACCGAAAACTGAAGAAG
- the LOC120780972 gene encoding uncharacterized protein LOC120780972, producing MTGEVIDKELDDVASTFPMESQATVAEVEDRLQSQAYAQTVTAFLHKLKGASDNVADVIPKVFSDELLEGYNWDGRWSKKSLCKLALVYTILRSTYIFIIAT from the exons ATGACCGGCGAAGTGATTGACAAAGAGCTGGATGACGTCGCTAGCACTTTTCCGATGGAGTCGCAAGCAACTGTTGCGGAAGTGGAAGATAGACTACAAAGCCAAGCCTATGCCCAAACAGTG ACTGCATTCCTCCACAAACTTAAAGGCGCCAGTGATAATGTGGCTGACGTAATACCTAAGGTTTTCTCAGATGAGCTCTTGGAAGGTTATAATTGGGATGGCAGGTGGAGCAAGAAATCCCTATGCAAGTTGGCACTGGTTTATACCATTTtaagaagtacatacatattcataattGCAACTTAA